From Pelagibacterium flavum:
CTTGGCGTAGGACGCAGCGCGCAAGCGCCGCCTGTCGGACTTGTTGCGCTCGATCTCGGTAAAGCAACGCTGCGTGAACCGCTCGCCGAAGCGTTCGAGCGTGCGCTCGAGGTGGGCGATTTCGCAGATGTCGTTGCCCAGGCCGATAATCATTGCAGCCCCCTGCTCCCCGGTTTTACAGCCGGCATAGCGGCCAATTCGGGCGGCAGGTTGTCGGGCGAATAGGCGGGAACCTTGTATTGGGTCAACGATACCAGCGGCACGCCCACATCGGCCTCGCCGGCCGAGCGGTCCACGATGCAGGCGGCGGCGATCACGTCGGCGCCCAGGGCCTTTATCGCATCGATGCATTCGCGGATCGAGAGGCCGGTCGAAACGATGTCCTCGACGATGATGATTTTTTCGCCCGGCTTGACCGAAAAGCTGCGGCGCAGTTCGAACACGCCATTGACGCGCTCGGTGAAGATGGCCGGCACGCCCAGATGGCGTGAGGTTTCATAGCCGGGAATGATGCCGCCGACGGCGGGGGAGACGATCTGGGAGACGTCGCCATAGCCTTCGGCCCTGATCTTTTCGGCCAGCGCCTTGCAGAGCTTTTCAGCCTTGTCGGCGAACATGAAAACGCGGTTTTTCTGCAGGAACACCGGCGAGCGCAGGCCCGAGGACAGGATGAAATGGCCTTCGAGCAGCGCATCGCAGGAGCGGAAAATATCGAGGACTTCTTCCTGGGTCATTTGGTTTGGCTCTCCGTTGTCTCTTGCGTTCCCGCTTCAAGCGCGCCTTCCATGCCCGAAATGGCGTTGGCCTGAACCATGCTGGCGCGCTGGACCCGCGAGAGGCCCGGTGTGCGTTTGAGCGTTGCCAGCACGTCTGTCAACTGCGTGAGGTCGTGAACCTCGAGCTCGAAGATAAGCTCATGGGAATCGGCGGCAAGAGCGCGCATGGCCAGATTGGAGATATTGGCATCGCAGGCGGCGATGGCCCCTGTAATCTGGGCCAGCGAGCCGGGCCGGTTCTGGGAATACATCGAAACCACGACCTTGAACCGCGTCTCGGGTTTCCCGGCCATGTCCCAGCGCACGTCGATCCAGCCCACATCCATATCGTGGAAGCCGGCCAGGGCCTCGGATTCCATGGGATAGACTTCCATGCGCCCCGACTGATGGAAGATGCCGATGATGCGGTCTCCGGGCACCACGCCTTCGCGCGAGATATCGACGGGCATGTTGAAATCGAACCCGACCATCGTGGCGAATTTCTTGATGGCGGTGTGCTGGCCGCCGGGCATGCGGAACTTGAAATATTGCGCATTGCGCAGCGCGAACCAGCCTTCGGCGTCGTTGGCGACGGGCAATACAAGTCGGCCCTTGCGCCGCCGCTTGCCCTTTAGGGCCGTGGTTTCGCGCGCCAGATCCTCGGCGGTGATGCGCCCCTCGCCGATGGCGGCCAGCATGGAATTGCGGTCGGTGATCGAGAAGCGGTTGGCGAGGGCTGCGATCTCGTCCTCGCTGAGTTGAAGCGACTCGCGCTCGATCACCGCCATGAGCACCTGCTCGCCCAGTGAGATGGCGCGGGCGAAGGCCCCCTGGCGCACGGCACGGCGGACCGCGGACCGGGCCTTGCCGGTCATGGCGATGTTTTCCCAATTGGGCGGTGGGGTGTGGTCGGCATCGCGCAGGATTTCCACTTCATCGCCCGAGTGAAGCTGGGTGATGAGCGGCATCACCGTGCCGTTGATCTTGCAGCCCACACAGGTATCGCCGACATCGGTGTGAACGGCATAGGCGAAATCGATGGGTGTGGCGCCGCGCGGCAGGGCAATCAGCCTCCCGCGCGGGGTAAAGCAGAACACCTGATCCTGGAACAGTTCGA
This genomic window contains:
- the pyrE gene encoding orotate phosphoribosyltransferase; this translates as MTQEEVLDIFRSCDALLEGHFILSSGLRSPVFLQKNRVFMFADKAEKLCKALAEKIRAEGYGDVSQIVSPAVGGIIPGYETSRHLGVPAIFTERVNGVFELRRSFSVKPGEKIIIVEDIVSTGLSIRECIDAIKALGADVIAAACIVDRSAGEADVGVPLVSLTQYKVPAYSPDNLPPELAAMPAVKPGSRGLQ